Proteins encoded by one window of Arachis hypogaea cultivar Tifrunner chromosome 1, arahy.Tifrunner.gnm2.J5K5, whole genome shotgun sequence:
- the LOC140181681 gene encoding uncharacterized protein has product MNLKGDPRGKKTNTIELGKIRAREELRPQLEAWTAIKSQYLADFIAEYTDTASTPTEWSLYVDDSSNKIGSGAGVILENDQGTQIKLSLKFEFSASNNQAEYEALLASLKVAREVGAQKLTIFSNSQVVTSQIEGSY; this is encoded by the exons atGAATCTTAAAGGCGACCCCAGAGGAAAGAAAACCAATACTATAGAACTCGGGAAAATCCGAGCTCGTGAGGAACTCCGCCCTCAACTGGAAG CTTGGACAGCTATCAAGTCTCAGTACCTGGCTGACTTCATCGCAGAGTACACCGACACCGCGAGCACCCCAACAGAGTGGAGCCTTTACGTGGATGACTCTTCGAACAAAATCGGGAGTGGCGCAGGCGTCATTTTAGAGaatgatcagggaacccaaatcaaactctcATTAAAGTTTGAGTTCTCCGCCTCaaataaccaagctgaatacgaggccctactggCTAGTTTGAAGGTGGCTAGGGAGGTAGGAGCTCAGAAGCTTACCATTTTCAGCAATTCACAGGTAGTCACCTCTCAAATAGAAGGAAGCTACtag